One window of the Eucalyptus grandis isolate ANBG69807.140 chromosome 6, ASM1654582v1, whole genome shotgun sequence genome contains the following:
- the LOC104449944 gene encoding anoctamin-like protein At1g73020 isoform X2, translated as MVGHGEEEPVYEIAVAVPKRTAKEGDESEDCVEVLVEEFRKVGLITERVVGIADEFIKLAAPLDIFGRTAAELHMKKPTHIGMDLQFEWEDVHAFVRQPDGSLFSWCERFHFYRHLIYGIVNKSRSDIILKWDAKEIHWEPGEPLLQRLESESIVKQVFPIHVEAKRKELLRSWALNWLNFTRQPIDDIYLYFGTKIAVYFAFLGMYTRWMMFPAGLGLISQLIDFGWQISYSVGADPGYDLGYKLSGKEWSSIQSPVEIAHKEEQDRRKDKEKFQREEWFGAFLRIRNDAIVILSIICLQLPFELAYAHLYEVVESDVIKFGLTAIYLVLIQHFTRIGGKVSVQLINHERNVSREYRADSLVYKVFGLYFMQSYIGLFYHALLHRNFMTLRQVLIQRLIISEVLENLWENSFPYLKYSYKKHKVRKKKRCEKGSTRGRIQFASRVEKEYLKPSYSASIGDELEDGLFDDFLELALQFGMIMMFACAFPLAFAFAALNNITEIRTDALKLLVMMKRPVPRAAVTIGAWLNIFQFLIVMSICTNSALLVCLYDQEGKWKIEPGLAAILVMEHVLLLIKFGVSRFVPEEPAWVRAHRVKNATQAQDVCSKQLLRTISAGEKLFLEATKED; from the exons ATGGTCGGGCATGGAGAGGAAGAGCCGGTTTATGAGATTGCGGTGGCCGTGCCCAAGAGGACAGCAAAAGAAGGAGATGAGAGCGAGGACTGTGTGGAGGTTCTCGTGGAGGAATTTAGGAAAGTGGGGCTGATAACCGAGAGAGTTGTCGGCATTGCGGATGAGTTCATCAAG CTGGCAGCTCCTTTGGATATTTTTGGAAGGACAGCCGCTGAGCTACATATGAAGAAACCAACACATATTG GGATGGACTTGCAATTTGAGTGGGAGGATGTCCATGCTTTTGTGCGACAACCAGATGGTTCACTGTTCAGCTGGTGTGAGCGATTTCATTTCTACCGCCACTTGATATATGGGATA GTGAATAAGAGCCGGTCCGATATAATTCTAAAGTGGGATGCAAAAGAAATCCACTGGGAGCCTGGTGAACCTTTACTACAAAGATTGGAATCAGAGAGCATCGTCAAACAAGTGTTTCCGATACATG TTGAAGCGAAGAGGAAAGAGCTTCTGAGAAGTTGGGCGTTGAATTGGTTGAACTTCACAAGACAGCCAATTGATGATATCTACTTGTACTTTGGCACAAAG ATTGCAGTCTATTTCGCTTTTCTCGGAATGTATACTCGGTGGATGATGTTTCCTGCAGGACTTGGGCTCATATCACAGTTGATTGATTTTGG GTGGCAGATCAGTTATTCAGTTGGAGCTGACCCTGGTTATGACCTGGGCTATAAGCTCTCTGGTAAAGAATGGAGCTCAATACAGTCGCCTGTGGAAATAGCTCATAAAGAAGAGCAAGATAGAAGGAAGGATAAGGAAAAGTTTCAAAGAGAAGAATGGTTTGGAGCTTTTCTGAGGATCAGGAACGATGCTATTGTTATCTTGAGCATCATATGCCTCCAGTTGCCATTTGAATTGGCCTATGCACATCTTTATGAGGTCGTTGAATCTGATGTTATAAA GTTTGGGCTGACAGCCATCTATCTCGTCCTCATTCAGCATTTCACAAGGATTGGGGGTAAAGTATCGGTTCAGCTGATTAATCATGAGAGGAATGTTAGCAGAGAATACCGAGCTGATAGCTTGGTCTATAAG GTTTTCGGCCTCTATTTTATGCAATCATATATTGGACTTTTCTACCACGCCCTCCTGCACCGGAACTTCATGACTCTCCGTCAAGTCTTGATTCAGCGCCTCATCATCTCAGAG GTGCTGGAAAACCTATGGGAAAACTCTTTCCCCTATTTAAAGTACAGTTATAAGAAACACAAAGTTAG aaagaagaaaaggtgtGAAAAAGGATCAACAAGGGGCAGGATTCAATTTGCATCAAGGGTAGAAAAGGAGTATCTGAAACCGTCTTACTCTGCAAGCATTGGGGATGAGCTCGAGGATGGGCTGTTCGATG ACTTCTTGGAGTTGGCATTACAATTTGGAATGATCATGATGTTCGCTTGCGCTTTCCCTCTTGCATTTGCCTTCGCTGCCTTG AACAACATCACCGAGATTAGGACAGATGCACTGAAGTTGTTAGTTATGATGAAGAGACCCGTTCCTCGTGCCGCCGTGACCATTGGAGCTTGGTTGAATATATTTCAG TTTCTAATAGTGATGTCCATATGCACAAATTCCGCTCTCCTGGTATGCTTATACGATCaggaaggaaaatggaaaattgagCCTGGACTAGCAGCAATCCTAGTCATGGAGCACGTGCTTCTGCTCATTAAGTTTGGAGTTTCTCGCTTTGTTCCTGAG GAACCCGCATGGGTGAGGGCGCACCGTGTGAAGAATGCTACGCAGGCACAGGACGTGTGCTCCAAACAGTTGTTGAGAACTATATCGGCTGGAGAGAAGCTGTTCCTCGAAGCTACCAAGGAAGACTGA
- the LOC104449944 gene encoding anoctamin-like protein At1g73020 isoform X1, producing MVGHGEEEPVYEIAVAVPKRTAKEGDESEDCVEVLVEEFRKVGLITERVVGIADEFIKLAAPLDIFGRTAAELHMKKPTHIGMDLQFEWEDVHAFVRQPDGSLFSWCERFHFYRHLIYGIVNKSRSDIILKWDAKEIHWEPGEPLLQRLESESIVKQVFPIHVEAKRKELLRSWALNWLNFTRQPIDDIYLYFGTKIAVYFAFLGMYTRWMMFPAGLGLISQLIDFGPFQFLVLPIFFVCITLWAVVFFQFWKRKNSALLTRWQISYSVGADPGYDLGYKLSGKEWSSIQSPVEIAHKEEQDRRKDKEKFQREEWFGAFLRIRNDAIVILSIICLQLPFELAYAHLYEVVESDVIKFGLTAIYLVLIQHFTRIGGKVSVQLINHERNVSREYRADSLVYKVFGLYFMQSYIGLFYHALLHRNFMTLRQVLIQRLIISEVLENLWENSFPYLKYSYKKHKVRKKKRCEKGSTRGRIQFASRVEKEYLKPSYSASIGDELEDGLFDDFLELALQFGMIMMFACAFPLAFAFAALNNITEIRTDALKLLVMMKRPVPRAAVTIGAWLNIFQFLIVMSICTNSALLVCLYDQEGKWKIEPGLAAILVMEHVLLLIKFGVSRFVPEEPAWVRAHRVKNATQAQDVCSKQLLRTISAGEKLFLEATKED from the exons ATGGTCGGGCATGGAGAGGAAGAGCCGGTTTATGAGATTGCGGTGGCCGTGCCCAAGAGGACAGCAAAAGAAGGAGATGAGAGCGAGGACTGTGTGGAGGTTCTCGTGGAGGAATTTAGGAAAGTGGGGCTGATAACCGAGAGAGTTGTCGGCATTGCGGATGAGTTCATCAAG CTGGCAGCTCCTTTGGATATTTTTGGAAGGACAGCCGCTGAGCTACATATGAAGAAACCAACACATATTG GGATGGACTTGCAATTTGAGTGGGAGGATGTCCATGCTTTTGTGCGACAACCAGATGGTTCACTGTTCAGCTGGTGTGAGCGATTTCATTTCTACCGCCACTTGATATATGGGATA GTGAATAAGAGCCGGTCCGATATAATTCTAAAGTGGGATGCAAAAGAAATCCACTGGGAGCCTGGTGAACCTTTACTACAAAGATTGGAATCAGAGAGCATCGTCAAACAAGTGTTTCCGATACATG TTGAAGCGAAGAGGAAAGAGCTTCTGAGAAGTTGGGCGTTGAATTGGTTGAACTTCACAAGACAGCCAATTGATGATATCTACTTGTACTTTGGCACAAAG ATTGCAGTCTATTTCGCTTTTCTCGGAATGTATACTCGGTGGATGATGTTTCCTGCAGGACTTGGGCTCATATCACAGTTGATTGATTTTGG GCCATTCCAATTCCTAGTCCTCCCAATTTTCTTTGTATGCATCACGTTATGGGCTGTAGTGTTTTTCCAGTTCTGGAAGCGTAAAAACTCCGCCCTTCTAACCAG GTGGCAGATCAGTTATTCAGTTGGAGCTGACCCTGGTTATGACCTGGGCTATAAGCTCTCTGGTAAAGAATGGAGCTCAATACAGTCGCCTGTGGAAATAGCTCATAAAGAAGAGCAAGATAGAAGGAAGGATAAGGAAAAGTTTCAAAGAGAAGAATGGTTTGGAGCTTTTCTGAGGATCAGGAACGATGCTATTGTTATCTTGAGCATCATATGCCTCCAGTTGCCATTTGAATTGGCCTATGCACATCTTTATGAGGTCGTTGAATCTGATGTTATAAA GTTTGGGCTGACAGCCATCTATCTCGTCCTCATTCAGCATTTCACAAGGATTGGGGGTAAAGTATCGGTTCAGCTGATTAATCATGAGAGGAATGTTAGCAGAGAATACCGAGCTGATAGCTTGGTCTATAAG GTTTTCGGCCTCTATTTTATGCAATCATATATTGGACTTTTCTACCACGCCCTCCTGCACCGGAACTTCATGACTCTCCGTCAAGTCTTGATTCAGCGCCTCATCATCTCAGAG GTGCTGGAAAACCTATGGGAAAACTCTTTCCCCTATTTAAAGTACAGTTATAAGAAACACAAAGTTAG aaagaagaaaaggtgtGAAAAAGGATCAACAAGGGGCAGGATTCAATTTGCATCAAGGGTAGAAAAGGAGTATCTGAAACCGTCTTACTCTGCAAGCATTGGGGATGAGCTCGAGGATGGGCTGTTCGATG ACTTCTTGGAGTTGGCATTACAATTTGGAATGATCATGATGTTCGCTTGCGCTTTCCCTCTTGCATTTGCCTTCGCTGCCTTG AACAACATCACCGAGATTAGGACAGATGCACTGAAGTTGTTAGTTATGATGAAGAGACCCGTTCCTCGTGCCGCCGTGACCATTGGAGCTTGGTTGAATATATTTCAG TTTCTAATAGTGATGTCCATATGCACAAATTCCGCTCTCCTGGTATGCTTATACGATCaggaaggaaaatggaaaattgagCCTGGACTAGCAGCAATCCTAGTCATGGAGCACGTGCTTCTGCTCATTAAGTTTGGAGTTTCTCGCTTTGTTCCTGAG GAACCCGCATGGGTGAGGGCGCACCGTGTGAAGAATGCTACGCAGGCACAGGACGTGTGCTCCAAACAGTTGTTGAGAACTATATCGGCTGGAGAGAAGCTGTTCCTCGAAGCTACCAAGGAAGACTGA
- the LOC104449944 gene encoding anoctamin-like protein At1g73020 isoform X3, giving the protein MKKPTHIGMDLQFEWEDVHAFVRQPDGSLFSWCERFHFYRHLIYGIVNKSRSDIILKWDAKEIHWEPGEPLLQRLESESIVKQVFPIHVEAKRKELLRSWALNWLNFTRQPIDDIYLYFGTKIAVYFAFLGMYTRWMMFPAGLGLISQLIDFGPFQFLVLPIFFVCITLWAVVFFQFWKRKNSALLTRWQISYSVGADPGYDLGYKLSGKEWSSIQSPVEIAHKEEQDRRKDKEKFQREEWFGAFLRIRNDAIVILSIICLQLPFELAYAHLYEVVESDVIKFGLTAIYLVLIQHFTRIGGKVSVQLINHERNVSREYRADSLVYKVFGLYFMQSYIGLFYHALLHRNFMTLRQVLIQRLIISEVLENLWENSFPYLKYSYKKHKVRKKKRCEKGSTRGRIQFASRVEKEYLKPSYSASIGDELEDGLFDDFLELALQFGMIMMFACAFPLAFAFAALNNITEIRTDALKLLVMMKRPVPRAAVTIGAWLNIFQFLIVMSICTNSALLVCLYDQEGKWKIEPGLAAILVMEHVLLLIKFGVSRFVPEEPAWVRAHRVKNATQAQDVCSKQLLRTISAGEKLFLEATKED; this is encoded by the exons ATGAAGAAACCAACACATATTG GGATGGACTTGCAATTTGAGTGGGAGGATGTCCATGCTTTTGTGCGACAACCAGATGGTTCACTGTTCAGCTGGTGTGAGCGATTTCATTTCTACCGCCACTTGATATATGGGATA GTGAATAAGAGCCGGTCCGATATAATTCTAAAGTGGGATGCAAAAGAAATCCACTGGGAGCCTGGTGAACCTTTACTACAAAGATTGGAATCAGAGAGCATCGTCAAACAAGTGTTTCCGATACATG TTGAAGCGAAGAGGAAAGAGCTTCTGAGAAGTTGGGCGTTGAATTGGTTGAACTTCACAAGACAGCCAATTGATGATATCTACTTGTACTTTGGCACAAAG ATTGCAGTCTATTTCGCTTTTCTCGGAATGTATACTCGGTGGATGATGTTTCCTGCAGGACTTGGGCTCATATCACAGTTGATTGATTTTGG GCCATTCCAATTCCTAGTCCTCCCAATTTTCTTTGTATGCATCACGTTATGGGCTGTAGTGTTTTTCCAGTTCTGGAAGCGTAAAAACTCCGCCCTTCTAACCAG GTGGCAGATCAGTTATTCAGTTGGAGCTGACCCTGGTTATGACCTGGGCTATAAGCTCTCTGGTAAAGAATGGAGCTCAATACAGTCGCCTGTGGAAATAGCTCATAAAGAAGAGCAAGATAGAAGGAAGGATAAGGAAAAGTTTCAAAGAGAAGAATGGTTTGGAGCTTTTCTGAGGATCAGGAACGATGCTATTGTTATCTTGAGCATCATATGCCTCCAGTTGCCATTTGAATTGGCCTATGCACATCTTTATGAGGTCGTTGAATCTGATGTTATAAA GTTTGGGCTGACAGCCATCTATCTCGTCCTCATTCAGCATTTCACAAGGATTGGGGGTAAAGTATCGGTTCAGCTGATTAATCATGAGAGGAATGTTAGCAGAGAATACCGAGCTGATAGCTTGGTCTATAAG GTTTTCGGCCTCTATTTTATGCAATCATATATTGGACTTTTCTACCACGCCCTCCTGCACCGGAACTTCATGACTCTCCGTCAAGTCTTGATTCAGCGCCTCATCATCTCAGAG GTGCTGGAAAACCTATGGGAAAACTCTTTCCCCTATTTAAAGTACAGTTATAAGAAACACAAAGTTAG aaagaagaaaaggtgtGAAAAAGGATCAACAAGGGGCAGGATTCAATTTGCATCAAGGGTAGAAAAGGAGTATCTGAAACCGTCTTACTCTGCAAGCATTGGGGATGAGCTCGAGGATGGGCTGTTCGATG ACTTCTTGGAGTTGGCATTACAATTTGGAATGATCATGATGTTCGCTTGCGCTTTCCCTCTTGCATTTGCCTTCGCTGCCTTG AACAACATCACCGAGATTAGGACAGATGCACTGAAGTTGTTAGTTATGATGAAGAGACCCGTTCCTCGTGCCGCCGTGACCATTGGAGCTTGGTTGAATATATTTCAG TTTCTAATAGTGATGTCCATATGCACAAATTCCGCTCTCCTGGTATGCTTATACGATCaggaaggaaaatggaaaattgagCCTGGACTAGCAGCAATCCTAGTCATGGAGCACGTGCTTCTGCTCATTAAGTTTGGAGTTTCTCGCTTTGTTCCTGAG GAACCCGCATGGGTGAGGGCGCACCGTGTGAAGAATGCTACGCAGGCACAGGACGTGTGCTCCAAACAGTTGTTGAGAACTATATCGGCTGGAGAGAAGCTGTTCCTCGAAGCTACCAAGGAAGACTGA
- the LOC104449945 gene encoding LOW QUALITY PROTEIN: 60S ribosomal protein L28-2 (The sequence of the model RefSeq protein was modified relative to this genomic sequence to represent the inferred CDS: inserted 1 base in 1 codon) → MATVPGQLIWEIVKKNNCCLVKEFGRGSASVQFSKEPNNLFNLNSYKHSGFANHKTVTIQPVGKEQSVLLATTKTKKQNKPAVLLHKSVMKKEFKRMAKAVKNQVADNYYRPDLKNAALARLSAVHRSLKVAKSGAKKXNRQAIRVRGRK, encoded by the exons atggCGACGGTGCCGGGGCAGCTGATATGGGAGATTGTGAAGAAGAACAACTGCTGTCTCGTGAAGGAGTTCGGGAGGGGGAGCGCCAGCGTTCAGTTCAGCAAGGAGCCTAACAACCTCTTCAACCTCAACTCCTACAAGCACTCTG GTTTCGCAAATCACAAGACAGTCACCATTCAACCTGTGGGTAAGGAGCAATCCGTGTTGCTTGCTACGACCAAAaccaagaaacaaaacaaacccGCTGTATTGCTCCACAAATCTGTGATGAAGAAGGAGTTCAAGAGGATGGCCAAGGCAGTGAAAAACCAG GTTGCAGATAATTATTACAGGCCTGATTTGAAGAATGCTGCCCTAGCAAGGTTGAGTGCTGTGCACAGGAGTCTCAAAGTAGCCAAGTCTGGTGCTAAGA AGAACAGGCAGGCTATTAGAGTCCGTGGCaggaaatga